The DNA window CCTGCACTTCCTCCCAAGAATCCTCGTCGTATTTCCAATCGTCCCGTCGCATCCGAGCTCCCGTGATGATTCCGTTCCTCTTCTTATCGGAAGGAGCCCCGGAGAAATTCGCCGATTCCTCGAGATCCCGCTACTTCTTGTAGACGATCTCCGATTCCTTCTCCATCTCCGCGACCATCTTCTCCTGGAGCTCCTCGATTTTCCGCTTGCGCATCCGGTTGACGATTTTCTCCCTTTCCGAGCTCAGGGAGAGGACCGGGTCGACTTTCTTCGCGACCACCCGGATGATCCCGCGGTGTCCGCCGGGCAGGGACAGGATCGGGCTCACCTTGCCCGGCTCCAGCCCCGGAAGGATCTCCCGCCACTCCTCGGGAACCCGGTCCCAGGCGAGAAATCCGAGGTCCCAGGGGGCTTTCGATCCTTTCGGAATCCCCGGGAAGCGCCGGGACGCCACCTCCTCGAACGGCGTTCCGCCCTGGAGCGCCCTGTAATCATCGGCGAGCCGGGACTCGTCTCCACGGTAGAAGATCATCTGCACGTGATATTGCGTCCGGATGAAATCGGCGTTCTTCTCGAAGAATTCCCGGATCTCCGCATCCGTCACGACGGCCTGGCGCACGATGTGGTCATTCAGGATTCTCGACAGCTCCTGCTTCCGGAACATCTGAAGCTGGGCTTCGGCCTGCCCGACCCTCCTGCGGTACTCCTTGTCGTTGTCCAGCCCCAGCTTCAACGCCTTCTGATGGATCAGCTCCTGGCGGACCAGGCTTCGCAACGGGTCTCCGCCCGGATCCTGGCCCCGCGCGGCCTGCATCAGGTCGTTCTCGTAGATCGGGACACCGTTCACCGTCGCGAGGACCTTTCCCCTCGCGCCGACGTCGGCCGGTTCCTTGCCGCCCTTCCCGCAGGAAACAACCGCTGTCGCCGCGAGCAGCACGGATAACAGGACCAGGATTCTTCGCAATTTCATT is part of the Thermodesulfobacteriota bacterium genome and encodes:
- a CDS encoding peptidyl-prolyl cis-trans isomerase codes for the protein MRRILVLLSVLLAATAVVSCGKGGKEPADVGARGKVLATVNGVPIYENDLMQAARGQDPGGDPLRSLVRQELIHQKALKLGLDNDKEYRRRVGQAEAQLQMFRKQELSRILNDHIVRQAVVTDAEIREFFEKNADFIRTQYHVQMIFYRGDESRLADDYRALQGGTPFEEVASRRFPGIPKGSKAPWDLGFLAWDRVPEEWREILPGLEPGKVSPILSLPGGHRGIIRVVAKKVDPVLSLSSEREKIVNRMRKRKIEELQEKMVAEMEKESEIVYKK